The following proteins come from a genomic window of Dehalococcoidia bacterium:
- a CDS encoding DAK2 domain-containing protein, giving the protein MVKGRRPQVRTSARKPKSTPRTPRIRVVDGCALRTALQGGYAALERHYEAVNALNVYPVPDGDTGINMLLTMQATLQSAPSDDPHIGRVAEAASRGALLGARGNAGVILSQFLRGMAAALRDKATADAPALAQAFRQGTEAAYRAVARPTEGTILTVMRATAEAVEAHQKRDVGVALTGGVAAAKDALARTPNLLPVLAEAGVVDAGGQGFVLILEGMLYALQGEPLERIPTLVTPPRGKVSAVFLQRIATERYGFCTQFIIKGEGLDADAIRSALAPMAQSTVVLGEPTLVRVHLHTFTPQEVLTFALRYGQVDAVRIEDMDRMREEFSHAQRQREPTAVGVVAVGWGAGIEELLQGLGAWVVRGGQTMNPSVQDLLEAIEALPAREVILLPNNPNIIVSGRQAVGMASKPVHLLPTRTIPQGIAALLSFNPEEDVHTNLARMEQAIKEVHTGEVVASTRTTRVNGQEVKEGELMGFLDGTVVVAGQDLTETVCRIVEAAQPLAQGLVTLYWGHQETQASADALAQALRRRFPGLQVEVVHGGQPFYPIILSAE; this is encoded by the coding sequence GTGGTCAAGGGACGTCGCCCCCAGGTGCGCACATCCGCTCGCAAGCCGAAATCCACCCCACGCACGCCTCGAATCCGTGTTGTGGACGGATGTGCCTTGCGCACCGCCTTGCAGGGGGGCTACGCCGCCCTGGAGCGCCACTATGAAGCCGTCAACGCCCTGAATGTCTACCCCGTCCCCGATGGGGATACGGGCATCAATATGCTCCTGACCATGCAGGCGACCCTGCAGTCGGCCCCCAGCGACGACCCCCACATCGGCCGGGTGGCGGAGGCGGCGTCCCGGGGGGCCCTGCTGGGGGCACGGGGCAATGCGGGGGTCATCCTCTCCCAGTTCCTGAGGGGCATGGCCGCCGCCCTGCGAGACAAAGCCACCGCCGATGCGCCAGCCCTGGCCCAGGCCTTCCGCCAGGGCACCGAGGCGGCCTACCGGGCCGTGGCACGCCCCACCGAGGGGACCATCCTTACCGTCATGCGGGCCACGGCCGAGGCCGTAGAGGCCCACCAGAAGCGGGATGTGGGCGTGGCTTTGACGGGTGGCGTGGCGGCGGCCAAAGACGCCTTGGCCCGCACCCCCAATCTATTGCCCGTTTTGGCCGAGGCGGGCGTCGTGGACGCAGGGGGACAGGGCTTCGTCCTCATCCTAGAGGGGATGCTTTACGCCCTCCAGGGGGAGCCGCTGGAGCGCATCCCCACCTTAGTCACACCCCCCAGGGGCAAGGTAAGTGCCGTGTTCCTCCAGCGCATCGCCACAGAGCGCTACGGGTTCTGTACCCAGTTCATCATCAAAGGGGAAGGCCTGGACGCCGACGCCATTCGCTCTGCCCTCGCCCCCATGGCCCAGTCCACCGTTGTGCTGGGGGAGCCCACCCTGGTGCGGGTGCACCTGCATACCTTTACCCCCCAGGAGGTGCTCACCTTCGCCCTGCGCTACGGCCAGGTGGACGCAGTGCGCATTGAGGATATGGACCGCATGCGGGAGGAGTTCTCCCATGCCCAGCGCCAGCGGGAGCCCACAGCCGTCGGCGTCGTGGCCGTGGGATGGGGCGCAGGGATTGAGGAACTCCTCCAGGGCCTGGGGGCGTGGGTGGTGCGGGGAGGGCAGACCATGAACCCCAGCGTGCAGGACCTGCTGGAGGCCATAGAAGCCCTCCCCGCCCGGGAGGTTATCCTCCTCCCCAACAACCCCAACATCATCGTCTCGGGCCGGCAGGCGGTGGGGATGGCCTCCAAGCCGGTGCACCTGCTCCCCACCCGCACCATCCCCCAGGGCATCGCCGCCCTCCTCTCCTTCAACCCCGAGGAGGATGTGCACACCAACTTGGCCCGCATGGAGCAGGCCATCAAAGAGGTACACACCGGGGAGGTGGTGGCCTCCACCCGCACCACCCGGGTCAACGGACAGGAGGTCAAGGAGGGGGAACTGATGGGCTTCCTGGACGGCACCGTGGTGGTGGCTGGCCAGGACTTGACGGAGACGGTGTGCCGTATCGTGGAGGCGGCCCAGCCCCTGGCGCAAGGGCTGGTCACCCTTTATTGGGGGCACCAGGAGACCCAGGCCTCGGCCGACGCCCTGGCCCAGGCCCTGCGTCGGCGCTTCCCCGGCCTCCAGGTGGAGGTCGTGCACGGGGGGCAACCCTTCTATCCCATCATCCTTTCGGCGGAGTAG
- the rpmB gene encoding 50S ribosomal protein L28 produces MARCALCGKVGRFGRNVSHSNRRTPARWLPNIQRATLLVNGVRRQVAVCTRCLRTQYKQAHA; encoded by the coding sequence ATGGCGCGATGTGCCCTGTGCGGCAAAGTTGGTCGCTTCGGGCGCAATGTGAGCCATTCCAATCGGCGCACGCCCGCCCGTTGGCTGCCCAATATCCAGCGCGCCACGCTTCTGGTGAACGGCGTGCGTCGCCAGGTGGCGGTGTGCACCCGATGCCTGCGCACCCAATATAAGCAGGCCCACGCCTAA
- the greA gene encoding transcription elongation factor GreA encodes MAQRPVYLTEEGVKKYQEELEFLRTVRRREVAEALKRAAEVGGTVDNAEYEAAKREQARVEGRILELENLLKTALLIAPGRAEGVVGMGSVVVVEDQQGRRFTYQIVGSAEAEPAKGKISNESPIGRALLGKRPGEVAQAHTPGGVVTLKVVEVR; translated from the coding sequence ATGGCGCAGAGGCCCGTTTACCTCACCGAGGAAGGTGTCAAAAAGTACCAGGAGGAGTTGGAGTTCTTGCGCACCGTGCGGCGGCGCGAGGTGGCCGAAGCCCTCAAACGCGCCGCCGAGGTGGGCGGGACGGTGGATAACGCCGAATACGAGGCAGCCAAGAGGGAGCAGGCCCGTGTGGAAGGGCGAATTTTGGAACTGGAGAACCTGCTGAAGACGGCTCTGCTCATCGCCCCTGGGCGGGCCGAGGGGGTGGTGGGTATGGGCTCCGTTGTGGTGGTGGAGGACCAGCAGGGCCGACGCTTCACCTACCAAATCGTCGGGAGCGCCGAGGCCGAGCCGGCCAAAGGGAAGATCTCCAACGAGTCCCCCATTGGGCGCGCTTTGTTGGGCAAGCGCCCCGGCGAGGTGGCCCAGGCCCATACCCCCGGGGGTGTGGTCACCCTCAAGGTTGTGGAAGTCCGCTAA
- the lysS gene encoding lysine--tRNA ligase: MPQRSEDLFQARLAKLQHLRAQGIDPYPPRFRRTHTAQQAISFFLQEEAAHGAGKQTAPVRVAGRITALRGMGKATFVDLRDGTGRLQVLLRQDALGTAYTLLKDMDLGDFVGAEGPLFRTRTGEITLEARQLTILCKALRPPPAKWHGLKDVEVRYRQRYLDWLANEPSRQMLVLRHRVVQAIRRFLDQRGFVEVETPILLPVAAGAFARPFVTYHNALDRRLYLRIATELHLKRCIIGGLDKVYEIGRVFRNEGIDIRHNPEFTTLESYEAYADYNDVMRMVEEMISTVAQDVLGTMRVPWGDQQIDFAPPWRRLSLREVVRERTGIDLDTATDPHSLGAEMRRIGLTVDPRASWGKLVDKLLGEMVEPHLIQPTFLVDYPVEMSPLAKRKPDNPRYVERFEAFAGGMEIANAFTELNDPIDQRQRFQEQEALRQQFGDEEFDRLDEDFLLAMEYGMPPTGGLGVGIDRLVMLFANTPSIREVIAFPHLSWSQEELFREVDRRLHSVAERLGMNGQALTVEGLVQALVGELSEDVRSRLTDAELRKRAEAFLARRGTP; encoded by the coding sequence GTGCCCCAGCGCAGTGAAGACCTTTTCCAGGCCCGCCTTGCCAAACTCCAGCATTTGCGCGCCCAGGGTATAGACCCCTACCCCCCACGTTTTCGGCGCACCCACACGGCCCAGCAGGCTATCTCCTTTTTCCTGCAGGAGGAGGCGGCACACGGGGCGGGGAAACAGACCGCCCCCGTGCGTGTGGCAGGACGCATCACCGCCCTCCGGGGTATGGGGAAGGCCACATTTGTGGACTTGCGGGATGGGACGGGACGCCTCCAGGTGCTTCTGCGCCAGGATGCGTTAGGCACCGCCTACACCCTGCTCAAGGACATGGATTTGGGGGATTTCGTGGGAGCCGAAGGCCCCCTGTTCCGCACCCGCACGGGGGAAATTACCCTGGAGGCACGGCAGCTGACCATCCTCTGTAAAGCGCTCCGGCCCCCGCCCGCCAAGTGGCACGGCTTGAAGGATGTGGAGGTGCGCTATCGCCAGCGCTACTTGGACTGGCTGGCCAACGAGCCCTCCCGCCAGATGCTGGTGTTGCGCCACCGCGTCGTCCAAGCCATCCGCCGTTTCCTGGACCAGAGGGGCTTCGTGGAGGTGGAGACACCTATCCTTCTCCCTGTGGCGGCGGGAGCCTTTGCTCGGCCCTTTGTGACGTACCATAACGCTTTAGACCGGCGCCTCTACCTGCGCATCGCCACTGAACTGCACCTGAAGCGGTGCATCATCGGGGGTTTGGACAAGGTCTACGAAATCGGGCGGGTGTTCCGCAACGAGGGGATAGACATCCGCCACAACCCCGAGTTCACCACCCTGGAGAGTTACGAGGCCTACGCCGATTACAACGATGTGATGCGCATGGTGGAGGAGATGATCTCTACGGTGGCCCAGGATGTCTTGGGCACTATGCGTGTCCCGTGGGGGGATCAGCAGATAGATTTCGCACCCCCGTGGCGTCGCCTCTCGTTGCGGGAGGTGGTGCGGGAGCGCACGGGCATTGACCTGGATACGGCCACCGACCCCCACAGCCTGGGGGCAGAGATGCGTCGCATCGGCCTCACGGTGGATCCCCGCGCCTCCTGGGGCAAACTGGTGGACAAACTCCTGGGCGAGATGGTGGAACCCCACTTGATCCAGCCCACCTTCCTGGTGGACTATCCGGTGGAGATGTCCCCCCTGGCCAAGCGCAAACCCGATAATCCCCGGTATGTGGAGCGCTTTGAGGCCTTCGCCGGGGGAATGGAGATCGCCAACGCCTTCACCGAACTGAACGACCCTATAGACCAGCGCCAGCGGTTCCAGGAGCAGGAGGCTTTGCGCCAGCAGTTCGGCGACGAGGAGTTTGACCGCCTGGACGAGGACTTCCTCCTGGCTATGGAGTACGGGATGCCTCCCACGGGTGGATTGGGGGTGGGCATTGACCGATTGGTCATGCTGTTTGCCAATACCCCCTCCATTCGGGAGGTCATCGCCTTTCCCCACCTGTCCTGGTCGCAGGAGGAGCTGTTCCGCGAGGTGGACAGGCGGTTGCACAGTGTGGCGGAGCGGCTGGGGATGAACGGGCAAGCCCTGACGGTAGAGGGGTTGGTGCAGGCGCTGGTGGGGGAGCTCTCGGAGGATGTGCGCTCCCGCCTGACGGACGCAGAACTGCGCAAGCGGGCGGAGGCGTTCCTGGCCCGGCGGGGCACACCCTAA
- a CDS encoding HIT domain-containing protein, producing the protein MSTRRCVFCDIIARKEPATIRYEDDQVIVFDNILRWTPVMLLVVPKQHMTQEEMWSNGVIAQVGRVAVEMGRIYCPGGYRMLSNVGWDAMQSQEHAHLHVLGGMHLGPYA; encoded by the coding sequence ATGAGCACCCGCCGCTGTGTGTTCTGCGACATCATCGCCCGCAAAGAGCCCGCCACCATCCGCTACGAGGACGACCAGGTCATCGTCTTCGACAACATCCTGCGCTGGACGCCCGTGATGCTCCTGGTGGTGCCCAAACAGCACATGACCCAAGAGGAGATGTGGAGCAACGGCGTCATCGCCCAAGTGGGGCGCGTGGCCGTGGAGATGGGGCGTATCTATTGCCCCGGGGGATATCGGATGCTCTCCAACGTGGGCTGGGATGCCATGCAGAGCCAAGAGCACGCCCACCTGCACGTGTTGGGTGGGATGCACCTCGGCCCCTACGCCTAG
- a CDS encoding ATP-binding protein produces MEHLGDLLKRIAPPTSSEGGRATDPSTAAEGANGCPLCTGIGWVKTPAPFGHPDFGRVIPCPSCQGRSAQEEQTARLARLSGLGALRRCTFASLNPTGVSPYPPDQRLFAQALEAAQAFAQHPQGWLVLLGPSGSGKTHLAAAIVNHCLEQGRVALYISTPDLLDRLRSSFAPWSEASYDALYEQVCTVPLLALDDLGAHSTTPWAEEKLFQVFNARWREDLPTVVVLATPLDHVDDRLRTRLTTPGKCRVLRLAHGDWHRETGEPLPAEWEGMTFATFHAQRSPSTQAAYRAAVAFADKPSGWLVLSGPCGSGKTHLAVAIYQECRRKGWPARIIKTPDLLDHLRASFAPDHPYRYDRRFEAFKTLPLLILDDFGAQAMTPWAEEKLYQLLAYRHEHHLPTVITILWTQEQQEQRLRERLWNAISSRLKDERLVTHIRLDAPDYRDRSRDATRRKGKEP; encoded by the coding sequence ATGGAGCACCTGGGAGATCTCCTCAAACGGATCGCGCCGCCGACCTCCTCCGAGGGCGGAAGGGCTACGGACCCCTCTACCGCCGCTGAAGGGGCCAACGGGTGCCCCCTGTGCACGGGCATAGGGTGGGTCAAGACCCCGGCGCCCTTCGGCCATCCTGACTTCGGGCGGGTTATCCCCTGCCCGTCGTGTCAAGGGCGCAGTGCCCAGGAGGAGCAGACGGCGCGTTTGGCGCGCCTGAGCGGTCTGGGGGCCCTGCGTCGGTGCACCTTCGCCTCCCTCAACCCCACAGGGGTAAGCCCCTACCCCCCCGACCAGCGCCTGTTCGCCCAAGCCCTGGAGGCTGCCCAAGCCTTCGCCCAACACCCCCAGGGTTGGTTGGTGCTCCTGGGCCCCTCCGGCTCCGGCAAGACCCATCTGGCAGCGGCCATTGTCAACCACTGTCTTGAGCAGGGGCGCGTCGCCCTCTATATCTCCACGCCCGACCTGTTGGATCGTCTGCGCTCCTCCTTCGCCCCGTGGAGCGAGGCGTCCTACGACGCCCTGTATGAGCAGGTGTGCACGGTGCCTCTGCTCGCCCTGGACGATTTAGGTGCCCACTCCACCACCCCCTGGGCCGAGGAGAAGCTGTTCCAGGTGTTCAACGCCCGCTGGCGGGAGGACCTCCCCACAGTGGTGGTGCTGGCCACCCCCCTAGACCACGTAGACGACCGCCTTCGCACCCGCCTCACCACGCCCGGCAAGTGCCGTGTCCTGCGCCTGGCCCACGGCGACTGGCATCGGGAAACAGGGGAACCCCTCCCCGCCGAGTGGGAGGGGATGACCTTCGCCACCTTTCACGCCCAGCGCAGTCCCTCTACCCAGGCGGCCTATCGGGCGGCGGTGGCCTTTGCCGATAAGCCCAGCGGATGGCTGGTGCTCAGCGGACCCTGCGGTTCAGGGAAGACCCACTTGGCCGTGGCCATCTACCAGGAGTGTCGGCGCAAGGGATGGCCTGCCCGCATCATCAAGACCCCCGACCTGTTAGACCACCTGCGGGCGTCGTTCGCCCCCGACCACCCCTACCGCTACGACCGGCGCTTTGAGGCTTTCAAGACTCTCCCTCTGCTCATCCTGGATGACTTCGGCGCCCAGGCCATGACCCCCTGGGCCGAGGAGAAACTGTATCAACTTCTCGCCTATCGCCACGAGCACCACCTGCCCACCGTCATCACTATCCTCTGGACGCAGGAGCAGCAGGAGCAACGCCTCCGCGAAAGGTTGTGGAACGCCATCTCCAGCCGTTTGAAGGATGAACGGTTGGTCACCCACATTCGCCTGGACGCCCCCGACTACCGTGACCGCTCCCGAGACGCCACCCGGCGCAAGGGAAAGGAGCCATGA
- a CDS encoding DnaD domain protein, producing MPFDGFPARCTYTPVPSPLFGPLLEEIDDLAELKTLLRVVHLLHLKRGPTRAVSLTELAGDLPLARALGGDAQALERALQACVRRGVLTVVEVEKDGRRERLFLLNTPQGRAAAQRLAAGQGDVASSTPPPLEPPPPSNIYRLYEENIGVLTPLVADMLKDAEATYPPQWIAEAIQEAVRHNRRSWGYVEAILRRWAREGKGEHGAPGRSPQTDRAADLLRGRKGYGPLYRR from the coding sequence ATGCCCTTTGACGGCTTCCCGGCTCGGTGCACCTATACCCCTGTGCCGAGCCCCCTCTTCGGCCCCCTTCTGGAGGAGATAGACGACCTGGCAGAACTGAAGACCCTCCTGCGCGTTGTGCACCTCTTGCACCTGAAGCGGGGACCCACACGCGCAGTGAGCCTGACGGAACTGGCAGGGGACTTGCCCCTTGCCCGCGCCCTGGGGGGAGACGCACAAGCCCTGGAACGTGCTTTGCAGGCATGCGTCCGCCGGGGAGTGTTGACAGTAGTGGAGGTGGAAAAGGACGGCAGGCGGGAGCGCCTGTTCCTTTTGAACACCCCCCAGGGGCGGGCGGCGGCCCAGCGCCTGGCGGCAGGGCAAGGGGACGTGGCCTCTTCCACCCCCCCGCCTCTGGAGCCTCCTCCCCCCTCCAACATCTATCGGCTCTACGAGGAGAACATCGGGGTGCTGACCCCTTTGGTGGCCGATATGCTCAAAGACGCCGAGGCCACCTACCCTCCCCAGTGGATAGCTGAGGCCATCCAGGAGGCGGTGCGCCACAATCGCCGTTCCTGGGGGTATGTAGAGGCCATCCTGCGGCGATGGGCACGGGAAGGCAAGGGAGAGCATGGAGCACCTGGGAGATCTCCTCAAACGGATCGCGCCGCCGACCTCCTCCGAGGGCGGAAGGGCTACGGACCCCTCTACCGCCGCTGA
- the dnaB gene encoding replicative DNA helicase, with amino-acid sequence MFTEKLPPHDLQAEEAVIGSILIDPDTLLKVAPLLRPEDFYGGKPRAVYEACLALSQRGEAVNQVTVAHELARMGKLEDIGGNGYLATIIASTPTSVHAEHYARIVSRLSTYRALIKAGLDIASLGYEAPPDTDTALSRAEDLIFRIRTGRPLRGLLHLRQLLDRFLEESTAVAVPRPSERGAGPLATGFSGLDHILGGLQRSDLIILAARPSLGKSALALNIALHNAKHLGATVAIFSLEMSADQVALRLLAAEAGVDGHRLRLRLYTEAEERRLLDAIGRLSDLPIYIDDTPQPTVRAIWAKAKRLQLERGLDLAIVDYLQLAQAGNGRAENRVQEISEISRSLKALARDLNIPVIAVSQLSRAVEVRPSHRPQLSDLRESGSIEQDADVVLFIYREDLYITKEEWERRHPGVPYPKNIGEVIVAKHRHGPIGSVHLYFNDRYARFEEPPTPPAEGTHAL; translated from the coding sequence ATGTTCACGGAGAAACTGCCCCCGCATGACCTCCAAGCTGAGGAAGCGGTTATCGGAAGCATCCTCATAGACCCCGACACCCTGCTGAAGGTCGCTCCCCTCCTGCGCCCGGAAGACTTCTACGGGGGAAAACCCCGCGCCGTCTACGAGGCCTGCCTGGCCCTCTCCCAGCGGGGGGAGGCCGTCAACCAGGTGACGGTGGCCCACGAACTGGCCCGCATGGGCAAGTTGGAGGACATCGGGGGCAATGGCTACCTGGCTACAATCATCGCCAGCACCCCCACCTCGGTGCACGCCGAGCACTACGCCCGCATTGTGTCCCGCCTGTCCACCTATCGCGCTCTCATCAAGGCAGGCCTCGACATCGCCAGCCTGGGCTATGAGGCCCCCCCCGATACCGATACTGCCCTCTCCCGCGCCGAAGACCTCATCTTCCGCATCCGCACGGGGCGTCCCCTGCGGGGGCTGCTGCACCTGCGCCAGTTGCTGGACCGCTTCCTGGAGGAGAGCACCGCCGTCGCTGTCCCCCGTCCTTCAGAAAGGGGAGCGGGGCCTTTGGCCACAGGCTTCAGCGGCCTAGACCACATCCTGGGGGGCCTGCAACGCTCCGACCTCATCATCTTGGCGGCGCGTCCCAGTTTGGGCAAGTCGGCCCTGGCCCTGAACATCGCCCTCCACAACGCCAAGCACCTGGGGGCCACTGTGGCCATCTTCAGCCTGGAGATGAGCGCCGACCAGGTTGCCCTGCGCCTGCTGGCCGCCGAGGCGGGCGTGGATGGCCATCGCCTGCGCCTGCGCCTTTATACCGAGGCGGAGGAGCGCCGTCTGCTGGACGCTATCGGGCGCCTTTCGGACCTGCCCATTTACATCGACGATACCCCCCAACCCACGGTGCGGGCCATCTGGGCCAAGGCCAAACGCCTGCAGCTGGAGCGGGGCCTAGACCTGGCCATCGTGGACTACCTCCAGTTGGCCCAGGCGGGCAACGGGCGCGCCGAGAACCGGGTGCAGGAGATTAGCGAAATCTCCCGTTCCCTGAAGGCCCTGGCCCGAGACCTGAACATCCCTGTCATCGCCGTCTCCCAACTGAGCCGCGCCGTAGAGGTCCGCCCGTCCCATCGCCCCCAACTGTCGGACCTGCGGGAGTCGGGGAGCATCGAGCAGGATGCCGATGTGGTGCTGTTTATCTACCGGGAAGACCTTTACATCACCAAAGAGGAATGGGAACGCCGTCATCCGGGGGTGCCTTATCCCAAGAACATCGGCGAGGTGATCGTGGCCAAGCATCGGCACGGCCCCATTGGCTCGGTGCACCTGTACTTCAACGACCGCTACGCCCGCTTTGAGGAGCCACCCACTCCCCCTGCGGAGGGCACGCATGCCCTTTGA
- the rplI gene encoding 50S ribosomal protein L9 encodes MRIRVIFVQDVPPRYRAGEVREVAGGYARNYLFPQALAVPATPDNMRRLEKIKKVGEERRQRLAQEMQALAQRIQGQVLTIKARAAEGGKLYGSVSAAAIADALSRAIGQTVERRLIALPQPIKALGQYQVSVNLYYGITPTVTVVVEEEGRASAPEAPASPTTPTPAPTAEKADNVHGETAPA; translated from the coding sequence GTGCGCATTCGTGTCATCTTCGTCCAAGATGTGCCCCCGCGCTACCGTGCCGGCGAGGTGCGGGAGGTGGCGGGGGGCTACGCCCGCAACTACCTGTTCCCCCAAGCCTTGGCTGTGCCCGCCACGCCCGACAACATGCGGCGTCTAGAAAAAATCAAGAAGGTGGGCGAGGAGCGCCGCCAGCGCCTGGCCCAGGAGATGCAGGCGTTGGCCCAGCGCATCCAGGGGCAGGTGCTCACCATCAAAGCGCGGGCTGCCGAAGGGGGCAAACTCTACGGCTCAGTGTCGGCCGCCGCCATCGCGGACGCCCTGTCCCGAGCCATCGGTCAAACGGTGGAGCGTCGGCTCATCGCCCTTCCCCAGCCCATCAAGGCGCTGGGGCAGTATCAGGTCAGCGTCAACCTCTACTACGGCATCACCCCCACGGTAACGGTGGTGGTGGAAGAGGAGGGGCGGGCATCGGCGCCCGAGGCGCCGGCTTCCCCAACCACCCCCACGCCCGCCCCCACGGCGGAGAAGGCGGACAATGTTCACGGAGAAACTGCCCCCGCATGA
- a CDS encoding xanthine dehydrogenase family protein subunit M codes for MRPFDYKAPKRLQEAYAILSQANGGPVRPLAGGTDLIDQLRVGRKQAAIVMDVKHIPELQRLEYDPRKGLLIGAAVPCYRVYENPAVSQHYPAIREGAMLIGSWQIQHRASLGGNICNAAPSADTVPPLLVYEAVALIGGPRGERQVPLERFFTGPGQTVLGPDEILLGIQVPPAPPRSRSRYQRFIPREEMDIAVAGAASLVAVDEQGVIRRARIALAAVAPTPVRAHEAEALLEGQRPTRTLLEQAGEKAVLATKPITDVRGSIGYRKELVKVLTRRTLVQALADLGIHLD; via the coding sequence GTGCGCCCCTTTGACTACAAGGCCCCCAAACGCCTGCAAGAGGCCTATGCCATTTTATCCCAGGCCAACGGTGGGCCCGTGCGTCCCCTGGCCGGGGGCACCGACCTTATTGACCAACTGCGGGTCGGGCGCAAGCAGGCGGCGATCGTCATGGATGTGAAGCACATCCCTGAACTGCAACGCCTGGAGTATGATCCCCGCAAAGGTCTGCTCATCGGTGCCGCCGTGCCCTGCTACCGGGTCTATGAGAACCCCGCAGTGTCCCAGCACTACCCAGCCATCCGTGAAGGGGCCATGCTCATCGGCTCTTGGCAGATTCAGCATCGGGCCTCTCTGGGAGGCAACATTTGCAACGCCGCCCCCTCCGCCGACACCGTTCCGCCCCTGCTGGTCTACGAGGCCGTCGCCCTTATCGGCGGCCCCCGGGGGGAGCGCCAGGTGCCCCTGGAGCGCTTCTTCACAGGCCCGGGGCAGACCGTTCTGGGCCCGGATGAAATCCTCCTCGGCATCCAGGTGCCTCCTGCGCCCCCGCGCAGTCGTAGCCGTTACCAGCGCTTTATTCCCCGGGAGGAGATGGATATCGCCGTGGCGGGGGCGGCCAGTCTGGTGGCCGTGGACGAGCAGGGCGTGATCCGTCGGGCACGCATCGCATTGGCTGCTGTGGCTCCCACCCCTGTGCGGGCGCACGAGGCCGAGGCTCTGCTAGAGGGTCAGCGCCCCACGCGGACCCTCCTGGAGCAGGCCGGCGAGAAGGCGGTGCTGGCCACCAAGCCCATTACCGATGTGCGCGGAAGCATCGGCTACCGTAAGGAACTGGTGAAGGTGTTGACTCGGCGCACCCTGGTCCAAGCCCTAGCCGACCTGGGCATTCATCTGGATTAG
- a CDS encoding (2Fe-2S)-binding protein, translating to MTTYPLHKLGLRIPIHCRVNGEPQVLLVKPWQTLLEALRDELGLTGTKEGCGNGNCGCCTVLMNGKTVTSCLVLAPEAEGADIVTVEGLAQGNRLDPLQKAFMEYGALQCGFCTPGFLMSAKYLLQKIPNPTEHDVRLGIAGNLCRCTGYDKIVRAILAVARGEVKA from the coding sequence ATGACGACTTACCCCTTGCATAAGCTGGGCCTGCGCATCCCCATTCATTGCCGTGTCAATGGGGAGCCTCAAGTGCTCCTGGTCAAGCCTTGGCAGACCCTGTTGGAGGCCCTGCGGGATGAACTGGGCCTCACGGGAACGAAGGAGGGGTGTGGCAACGGCAACTGCGGGTGTTGCACCGTGCTCATGAACGGGAAGACGGTTACTTCCTGTCTGGTGTTGGCCCCCGAGGCGGAAGGGGCGGATATTGTAACGGTGGAGGGGCTGGCCCAGGGCAACCGCTTGGATCCTCTGCAAAAGGCCTTTATGGAATACGGGGCGTTGCAATGCGGGTTCTGCACCCCGGGGTTCCTGATGTCGGCCAAGTACCTCCTGCAGAAAATCCCTAACCCCACCGAGCACGATGTGCGCCTGGGCATTGCAGGTAACCTCTGTCGGTGCACGGGGTATGATAAAATCGTGCGGGCTATCCTGGCTGTGGCCCGCGGGGAGGTCAAAGCATGA